The Silene latifolia isolate original U9 population chromosome X, ASM4854445v1, whole genome shotgun sequence genome contains the following window.
CctttgttataactaaagacaacgggttgtttctcaataaccgttgttgtttgtttttaaaaaataaaaaaaaattaaataaaatattactagatgcatgcataattacggcccgttataattctgatgcatgcattattactgccatccctgtgcatatgaatggacaatatggaatgagaagggttataataagatttgaagcagcagagagagatatgatgatgattatggcacaacttcctaaacatatattaattaaaaaacaactcaaaccacacattacttagtataaatacatgcattatctcaaccaccattccattatctcactatctccaaaccctaactgctaaaacaaactccaaaccctaattaatatttcaaacaaactccaaacttcatcaacaaaatgaatgatatcatccttaagactcttactatgatcgagaacaacaacagtttcatccgccggttgctccacattgaggacggtttcaggagctaccttgtggatgctcgatccgcagtCAAGGATgccaaaaaagatggcttgatagagcagcagttgttgcagctatatgacgatataacaaCTGCTGAaaggaacctccaaatagctaaggaggagaggatggatatcatagaagagaataagactctctatgaaaatataagaattgcatttttattaatgtaattctttttttaatttatgtatttatttatatatatatatatatatatatatatattaattaagtctatcatgcattcctctctatcatcttgcttcttcttttttttttattttatttaatttgttttactagctaattaagcaaataatacttagagaaataacataatgatcgataaaaacacatacatgcaaatgaaataattagaaaaagaaaataatgacgatgaaagacgatgaaaccaacagcgacggcgagatttacctgataattagagaaagtaagagacgataaAACCAACAGTGAccgcgagatgataaagcgacgatgagaaagagagaaagagacgaagagaaagtgtgtgtttaattgtgtttgtgtttgtctgtgtttgtctgtgtttgtgtttgtgtttgtgtttgtgtttgtgttaaggtttgtgttttgtggctgtagcatgatctgtgtttgtgtggtttatagtatggaaagtattgacaacggttgttaaacaaaaaccgttgtttaaacgttttaacaacggttgtaaaacaaaaaccgttgttaaaacgttttaacaaaggttgtaaaacaaaaaccgttgtgattacttttcactaactttgcgccaattttgcgccaaattattaacaacggttctgcatgtttgacccgttgttaaaacttataacaacggttatataaccataaccgttgtaattaattttagtaaactTCGCGCCATACGTTCTACAACgtctatggtgattttcgtgaataagcgttgttaaaggggcgttgtagttgcctggatttttAGTAGTGAGGGATCATATAAGGATTCCGTTTTATAAATTAGGGAAcaatggtagttcgttccaataaccgaaggtcctatccctatacactgtgaggacagtgggataTGTTCAAAGGCGAGAGAGCCTGTATCgtgattggatctagacacgtactcaaaaggtttttataataaagattatacataacaatgggaaatagtatattgTTTGGTTAGGAAGAGTGCAAGGTGTTGCtcagacttactaaccaaaggcCTTTTcacaggcttaacatgataagtcatgtcatttcaattgagttaaAATGTGCAATTATATACAAAATggaatatggattatagattatgtagtaattgatattgtatcaattttacatatgtgataatgcattcatcgtttgagttttattaaaaactcttttattgctttgttatatccaaataggttgtatggaaaacgttgaaccctattaatgtgaactggattaacaaAGTAtcggcccctagttgcttatatgaggtgacgtctcgaagtgactagagtgtgatgcgattgatggcaagttcaagtgccataaagtcataagGGTTgaatagtcgatcacataggcagactgtatgggacactctgtcggacagtgaccgcttatagagttttggtaaGTTTTATAaagtctggtcgtggcgagagctactatagtattcttatgagtcaattctttgacaaGAGACTGTTCatctaagttggtacaatttctgATTGggtttgatttatgctctacgactgtcgtaactgaggtcaaatgggcatcttttgggtcatgatgagttgtggctatacaaagggaatagtgcgataggaattgtccatccccttgtcagggttatctaaaatctcagggccactcgaggagtagtgaactgaaaatgcatggccacgctcggaaggtatctacggtagataattccggtcagacagttactctccagatcgaggaaaccactcaagatatgatcaaatgcaattacgacctgcaagacaccttacatGGAGTGGGAGACGATGTAATAGGAagagagaattggtgacgcacacttattttggacaagtgggagattgttggagtatgtgtcctcgataataccgcgatcacatgtttaaatctcataataagaatacgtaagggatgattcaattatacagtcatctgatcaacattaattggtaatgattggctaactagagtttgacattactgtcgtttgacggtggtgatcagttgatcccttaaggtcacacctataggacgattcccaaacagaaaagttaattaatcgtatattgatacggattaattaaatccttaaattgaacaaatttgtttataagtaagaattatatatcttattgtaatgtgattaaataagattcaatttagtaattaatttattatattactaaaattgattaatgtttatgaaacattagagataagagtaattagttagttataattacaatatgttgtagattatattaactagacttaatgtgacccattttatatacatgtaactgtgaattacttgttaatttgttaaatataatttatttaatatataataatatttaattggttaaatgtcacatgtcacaacatattagatatgacaaatgacaaagataaaatggatgCCCATTTTACTAGATTGGACCGAATTTTTGGGATAGTTAGTGGGTGATTATTTTTATTTATGCTTAAAGGAACATCATGATGACCCTTATGCATGCTTATACCTAGACCTACACTAGTTCTTTCTTGTGAAGTCAAAAAGGGCATTGAGAAGTAAAAATTGGTCTTCCCTATCCCTTCAAAACCGGTGCCCTATTAAGATGAGAAGGGTTGTTCTCATTTTTTAGACTTACTCTTTTTCATATGTTTTATGAAaatctctcttcctctctctaatacttaacataaattgtttatgcacaacatttgttctagatctaataaaatctcaaaaattactatagtagtaatgaAAATATCATATTAGATCTAATTATTTATGGTTCTAGTAaacattatctagttaataattttaCTAGAGTTTTGGGATGAATATTGGGTGCACTAAAATAAGACTTTCTAATTTGAAAGTTTGAGTtcatggaggatcatccataatggtAATAGCTCAAGATGTAgttttggaaggagtccaaaacTAGTGCCCTTAAATTCGTCCATATGATGTAAGAAATATAatttctcccttttgttttttttgttatgcatgcactagatccacaaGGTTtatattaacaagttaattaaactcaccattagaagagtctaatgagGGTATATGAACCCAACACTTAGCACATTAGGTCGATCCAATGGCAGAAACATTGGGTTTCGATTTCATGCATTCAACGATTTCAGGTTCAGTGGGTAACTGTGACTggctcaaagtaatcccacaaCCCATTGGAATAAAATCCCTCTTGGATTTATCCATGCTGAAATgacgaagaatcttatcaacataagactcttgacttaatgccaatatccttttaggtatatctctatagatccggatatcaAATATGCGATGTGCCTCGCCTAAATCTTTTAtctggaaatgatttcccaaccacccCTTTACGAAGGTACGCATcggtacatcattcccaatgagtaatatgtgaaGACAattttgctcccactaaactccatgtataaacatggttcttcgacaattagagtgaaaccattctctattATCACATGATTTGAAAATaatctcccactaaacttcatgtataattatGGTTCTTTGATAATTCAAATGCAGCCATTCTCTATTATCACATGACTGGGAAAAATGAATTTTACAATCGCTTAATGCTTTCTTAAAACCACATATGGAACCCTTAAGCTTACTTAGCATGTTAGGACTCTCAGACTTAAACTTATGATCAGTGTTCCATACACATCCtcttctaaatacctatttagaaaagcagtttaatatcatttgccatgtttcatcaaaatgaaatgtggcaataaCTAACATGATTTGATTGGGTTAACATCACCATGTTCATCTACACTATTCTATACTTGAAGGCTTTACTTCAAAGAGACCAATATCTTAAAGTAATTATTTTTAGTTTTGCGTATAGAATCTATCACGGATTGTAAAACCAAGACTTCTTTGCAACAATTCCGATTTGGATCACTAGCAACAACCACTCGATAGATCATAGTTCTATTACTTTCCAAAAGCAGCTCTATTTATAACATGTGCATGACTTTTAGAACATATTCTCTTGTCATTATTCTACAAAATAAGTTTGTAGCGATTTTCTCCCACTTTATCTTTTTAGAAATACACTTACTTTCCAAAAAGATAGGTTCATGAGCTATAAACAATTTTGTTCTTATGAATGCGAAGGAGCATTAGGCACATGTTATCTTTGAGTGATATATTAAGATATGTTATTATTTTAGAGACTAATCCCTTCCATATCTTGTATGGAGTCTCGTTTGCGATTTATATTGCGCGTTTTCGCTTTAAACAACTCATGCTAGCATTGGATTTCAAATCCCCAAatatgagttcaataactcattTTAACTCTCAATCAGTTGATCTTATATTACATAAGATATGACATGGTGCCATAAATCTTTTAAGTGGGAATCAAATTCATAACTTAGGTCTTTACCATTTTGAACAAATCATCATCTTTCAATGTGATCGATTGAGTTGAGTCGATTCATTTTATGTTATAGATATTAATAGAGAAAGAGGAAAGATGTCTTTGAACTTAAAATGCCATAAACCGAAATaacttgggttgaaagccaagtcaTTTAAAACAAAATGCAATATTTATTCGGAGATGCAAAATAAAAGAAATTTCCACGTCTAACATGGAAACAAAATAAGTTCTCTAGACAATGTCACAACATAACTACTATTATGATGACATATTCAAAATAAAACGCTACGCCAAGTCCATAGGTCTTCATCTATGCGGCGGCTACTTTTAGCTCCCTTGGAGATCCTTCTCATACTTGCTAAGATTTTCCACTCTTCTCATGCCCTAAATTCAATAAGAAAGGTGAGAATCACAACTAGTATCTCAATACAAAGTTGAGTTGGAAAAATAATATCAATAACACAAAATTTTGGAAGAaatattacctactggagtcacacgtccagcATTGATGTCTCCCAAGTATTTGGGGCAAttgcgcttccaatggcccatgccattacaataatggcacttataaTCGGATGTTGCTCCCTTTTTGGGTTTGGGAGAGCTATTCTCAATAGCTATCCCCTTACCCTTGTAGAGAGTGGGCTTTTTACCCTTGTTAGCACTTTTCTTAAACTGTCCCTTACTCTTTGCAttgatgttgagcacatccttgctaGTTCTTGCATTAAGCCCCatatctctttcggcttgcacaagcattttgtgcaactcatggaGATCGGTTTTCAAGTTTTGCATgttatagtttaccctaaacctaaCATAGCCCTTAATTCGGCTTAAGGAATGAAGCACTCGGTCAATCACTAGTTGCTTGGGGATATCAACCCTTGCAACTTGAGggtctcaacatgctcaatcattttgagcacatgagggctcacgtTTTGTCCTTATTTGATAttgagatcaaagaattgggaagTCGCTTTATATTGAATAatcctaggagcttgtgaaaacatggtcacaagtctaGTGTAGATTTCATAGGCGGTGCTCATCTTTATGGCACTCCTTTGAAGATCGGGTTCCATGGAgaaaatcaagacattcttgacCGCGGCGGATTCTTTTTGGTAGGTCTCATAGGTCTCCCTAACCGCGGTTGATGACCTAGCATTAGGAGTAGCGGGAGGAGTCGCGGTAAGGTATtgaagcttgtcatcaccttaTGCGGCTAAGCAAAGTTGCGTATCCTAATCGGTGAAATTTGAACCATTCTTTTCGAGTTTGCAATGGTCCATAAAGGATCGAAGCTATGAAACAGTAGTGAGAGGTGGTGCGGACGAGTTAGACATTGCCATTGCGAtaaatcaaattgactacaaaatatgAGATGAAGGAAAAATTAACGTTTATCGTAAATAAgacttgtaaacatattagtcaagtttagcatttatataatgacctcctccccattatataaatgattccaagacccaaattcatattaacttgattgtgagcctacgggccctctacatcCTTACTAATATAAATTGGTGGGTTGACTcacttaaccgattctacacttaaaactctcggtcgatgaaattacactaagttcatctttagcccggacctattgagacaacggtccctctaatacttccattgagatcaaccaaatttcgaaatgtaataacattttattaccccacttacccaacgtaaaaagaaagcaccccggtatagtaaaataccgtattgtacccctaatgaaattgggattcataaGTTCCTACTATTtgataaggctaagtctcaatcttttaaaatgtgagaggtcttgtcaatttattatctatctcttttaagtgaactaaattagtgaTCTATCGATACTTAATT
Protein-coding sequences here:
- the LOC141618638 gene encoding uncharacterized protein LOC141618638 — translated: MQNLKTDLHELHKMLVQAERDMGLNARTSKDVLNINAKSKGQFKKSANKGKKPTLYKGKGIAIENSSPKPKKGATSDYKCHYCNGMGHWKRNCPKYLGDINAGRVTPGMRRVENLSKYEKDLQGS